The proteins below come from a single Iocasia fonsfrigidae genomic window:
- the rffA gene encoding dTDP-4-amino-4,6-dideoxygalactose transaminase, producing MQIPFNKPYLTGKEQKYLEDALQRRELSGDGYYTERVTSLLERKFSLDKVMMTTSCTHALEIAVELIELKEGDEVIMPSFTFPSTANAVIKQGAKPVFAEIKKDTLNIDPADLEKKISKKTRAVIPVHYAGIACEMDEIAYLAEKYRLYIIEDAAQGVNARYKDKYLGGIGDLGCYSFHASKNYVSGEGGALVINNNNSYFKKRAEVIREKGTDRSRFLREEVDRYTWIDQGSSYSPAELLMAVLYAQLEEMDQIKNMRRKIYEKYYNYLKPFLKTPFLDSMSYIPENRDSNFHIFYLKFSNKEVRDLVITSLQNRGISAAFHYIPLHSSPMGQKLGYQTYDLALTTEVAATIMRLPLYPELTDQELRYILENTADVLGSCKYGR from the coding sequence ATGCAGATACCATTTAACAAGCCGTACTTGACCGGAAAAGAACAAAAATATCTAGAAGATGCCCTCCAGAGGAGAGAACTTAGTGGTGATGGTTATTATACTGAAAGAGTAACTTCACTTTTGGAAAGGAAGTTTTCACTGGATAAGGTTATGATGACTACTTCCTGTACACATGCTCTGGAAATAGCAGTAGAATTAATTGAGCTTAAAGAGGGTGATGAAGTTATTATGCCTTCTTTTACTTTCCCTTCCACAGCCAATGCTGTCATTAAACAGGGAGCCAAACCAGTTTTTGCTGAAATAAAGAAAGATACTTTAAATATTGATCCTGCTGACCTAGAGAAAAAGATAAGTAAAAAAACCAGGGCAGTTATCCCGGTTCATTATGCCGGGATTGCTTGTGAAATGGATGAAATTGCTTACCTGGCTGAAAAGTACCGGTTGTATATAATTGAGGATGCAGCCCAGGGGGTTAATGCGCGTTATAAAGATAAATACCTTGGTGGAATTGGAGATTTGGGCTGTTATAGTTTTCATGCCAGCAAAAATTATGTTAGTGGTGAAGGTGGGGCCCTGGTAATAAATAATAATAACAGCTATTTTAAAAAAAGGGCTGAAGTCATCAGGGAAAAAGGTACAGATAGATCACGCTTTTTAAGGGAAGAAGTGGATAGATATACCTGGATCGACCAGGGTTCAAGCTATTCACCAGCTGAATTGTTAATGGCTGTACTTTATGCTCAATTAGAAGAGATGGATCAGATTAAAAATATGCGCCGAAAAATATACGAAAAATATTATAATTACCTGAAGCCGTTTTTAAAGACTCCTTTTCTTGATAGTATGTCATATATTCCAGAAAATAGGGATTCTAATTTTCATATTTTTTATCTAAAATTCAGTAATAAAGAAGTAAGGGATCTGGTGATTACTAGCTTGCAGAATAGAGGGATTTCTGCAGCTTTTCATTATATTCCTCTCCACAGCTCCCCCATGGGGCAGAAACTGGGTTATCAAACCTATGATTTAGCACTAACAACAGAAGTAGCAGCTACTATTATGAGGCTTCCCTTATATCCAGAACTTACTGATCAAGAGCTGAGATATATACTGGAAAACACTGCTGATGTTCTGGGGAGTTGTAAGTATGGGAGATAG
- a CDS encoding LysR family transcriptional regulator, with product MNIESLEYFKKIAEIKSISKVANKSHISQPALSQQMQKLEDSLGQKLFVRSNRGVKLTQAGELVLKYADNIIRTYDKMLTGLEEQQKSEIKIEADFTIATYCLPCALLKMQDRFPTHNYNLISGSSDEIEGDVFNDICEIGFITRPSNEEDLVSQHVIKEKVVLISPKGYDISKKLYLEEVFNHPLIILKDECIIKENFHLALNDLGYNIDDLNIIARMETTEAIKTLVQKGYGLAFVPYNAVKEEYLDKELQVSTIKDYNLDYNVFMITKKYEKLNSTIREFVEGFNKMGKRICC from the coding sequence GTGAATATTGAATCTCTGGAGTATTTTAAAAAGATTGCTGAGATTAAAAGTATATCCAAAGTTGCGAATAAATCTCATATTTCTCAACCTGCTTTGAGTCAGCAGATGCAAAAACTTGAGGACTCTCTAGGTCAAAAACTTTTTGTGCGTAGTAATAGAGGGGTTAAACTTACCCAGGCTGGTGAATTAGTATTGAAATATGCTGATAACATAATCAGGACTTATGATAAAATGCTTACCGGGCTGGAAGAACAGCAAAAGAGTGAGATAAAAATTGAGGCTGATTTTACTATTGCTACTTACTGTTTGCCCTGTGCCCTGCTAAAGATGCAGGACAGATTTCCTACTCATAATTATAATCTCATCTCAGGTTCTTCAGATGAAATTGAAGGGGATGTATTCAATGACATATGTGAGATCGGTTTTATTACCAGACCTTCAAATGAAGAAGACCTGGTAAGCCAACATGTGATTAAAGAAAAAGTTGTTTTAATTTCTCCAAAGGGTTATGATATTTCTAAAAAGTTATATCTTGAAGAAGTTTTTAATCATCCATTGATAATATTAAAAGATGAATGTATAATAAAAGAGAATTTTCATCTGGCTTTAAATGACCTGGGATATAATATTGATGATTTAAATATAATTGCCAGAATGGAAACAACAGAGGCAATAAAGACACTTGTACAGAAGGGATATGGACTGGCTTTTGTACCTTATAATGCTGTCAAAGAAGAATATTTAGATAAAGAACTACAGGTATCAACCATCAAAGATTATAATCTGGATTATAATGTCTTTATGATTACCAAGAAATATGAGAAATTAAACAGTACCATCCGTGAATTTGTTGAAGGTTTTAATAAAATGGGAAAAAGAATTTGTTGTTAA
- a CDS encoding PD-(D/E)XK nuclease domain-containing protein produces the protein MILNFFNQWLMTGDYPEKLIDDNVRTDYGRLNRLIANEKNRQVVEGILAEEGITTDIVTRFSFDRMYDQEYFVSLLYYMGLLTIKGVRYGKTRLGIPNHVTRMIFWEYFERKLRDKYNIKYDTEELAKSIWQLGFDGEIEPFVSYVSENVLNRLSNRDLINFDEKYIKVILFSYLITSNLYHPISEPEIESGYLDIFLERDIRMPDVKYEWIIELKYLKKNQRDEIEKVKEKGLTQLQRYADSRKFKDKKDVKKVLLVFIGKDEFKILTQ, from the coding sequence ATGATATTAAACTTTTTCAATCAATGGTTAATGACAGGCGACTATCCTGAAAAATTAATAGATGATAATGTCCGAACTGATTATGGACGTCTCAATCGCTTAATTGCTAATGAGAAAAACAGACAGGTAGTTGAAGGGATCCTAGCTGAAGAAGGGATAACAACTGATATAGTTACAAGGTTTTCTTTTGACCGTATGTATGACCAGGAATACTTTGTCTCATTGCTATACTATATGGGCTTATTAACCATAAAAGGTGTAAGGTATGGTAAAACTCGACTGGGTATCCCTAATCATGTTACAAGAATGATTTTTTGGGAGTATTTTGAACGCAAACTACGTGACAAATACAATATCAAATATGATACTGAAGAATTAGCAAAATCCATCTGGCAGTTAGGCTTTGATGGTGAAATAGAACCATTTGTATCTTATGTTAGTGAAAATGTTTTAAATAGACTATCCAACCGGGACCTGATTAACTTTGACGAAAAATATATTAAAGTGATATTATTTTCCTATCTTATAACCAGCAATCTATATCATCCAATAAGTGAACCTGAGATAGAGAGTGGATATCTAGATATTTTCCTGGAAAGAGATATTCGGATGCCCGATGTTAAATATGAATGGATAATTGAGTTAAAGTATTTAAAGAAAAATCAAAGAGACGAGATAGAGAAGGTTAAAGAAAAGGGTCTAACCCAGTTGCAGAGATATGCAGATAGTAGGAAATTTAAGGATAAAAAAGATGTTAAAAAGGTATTGCTAGTCTTTATTGGTAAAGATGAATTTAAGATATTAACTCAGTAG
- a CDS encoding tetratricopeptide repeat protein, with the protein MNQKDVSKNTSSSPTKVNLDDNEDTPLHGQITAFQNLIDEGEVHTALKQFLKLKEKEWSDASLSEKYRILVGIASAKLQIGNQEEAGQLLLDAYNEYPEHKNANKNKAAGHLLIGDDRKAEEISYKIMIEKEDPYAASVFIQSQISNNGCANPLSQVPEGLHESEDVFNAYIHFLRMRDNSNWLEYAKKAYLITICRFTLNKIFNGMLGFTEAEVKNIIKLFQINDEESELLTKLRKTIMVICLVKMESKQFIILI; encoded by the coding sequence ATGAATCAGAAAGATGTAAGTAAAAATACATCATCATCACCTACAAAAGTAAACCTAGATGATAATGAAGATACACCCTTACATGGCCAAATAACAGCATTTCAAAACTTAATAGATGAAGGAGAGGTTCATACAGCACTTAAACAATTTTTGAAGCTTAAAGAAAAAGAATGGTCTGATGCAAGTCTTTCTGAGAAATACAGAATTTTAGTTGGGATTGCTTCAGCAAAATTACAAATAGGAAATCAAGAAGAGGCAGGGCAACTACTGTTAGATGCTTATAATGAATATCCAGAACATAAAAATGCTAATAAAAACAAAGCGGCTGGTCACTTACTAATTGGTGATGATAGAAAAGCTGAAGAAATATCATATAAAATAATGATAGAAAAAGAAGATCCTTATGCAGCTAGTGTTTTTATTCAGTCTCAAATTAGCAATAATGGATGTGCAAATCCTCTAAGTCAAGTTCCAGAAGGGTTACATGAATCAGAAGATGTGTTTAATGCCTATATACATTTCCTGAGAATGAGAGATAATTCAAACTGGTTAGAGTATGCAAAAAAAGCTTATCTCATCACAATCTGTAGATTCACCTTAAACAAGATATTTAATGGTATGTTGGGCTTTACAGAAGCAGAGGTAAAAAATATTATAAAATTATTTCAAATCAATGATGAAGAAAGTGAGTTGCTGACTAAATTACGAAAAACTATAATGGTTATTTGTTTAGTAAAAATGGAAAGCAAGCAGTTTATAATCCTGATATGA
- a CDS encoding HsdM family class I SAM-dependent methyltransferase, whose translation MFRAVTDFIINRLDPKIGDRIADFACGTGGFLISALNHMKSSKEHFTTEESETIKKSLHGIEKKPMPHLLCCTNMILHDIDFPDIIHDNSLATDIRDYPEAKKYDIIAMNPPFGGNEEEGIKMNFPAEFRTSETADLFMTLIINRVKKNGRVGIVLPDGFLFGDDNAKIAIKKKLLDEFNLHTIVRPNGVFAPYTDINTNLLFFDYNGTGTEEVWYYEHQLPEGYKKYTKTKPIKLEEFKVEQDWWDNRKENEYAWKVTKEEIVEKGYNLDINNPYVEEDELKDPEVILARYNKSVKEVEEVQGKIIAELRKLI comes from the coding sequence ATGTTTCGTGCAGTAACTGATTTTATTATTAATAGACTAGATCCAAAGATTGGAGATAGAATAGCGGATTTTGCTTGTGGGACTGGTGGATTCTTGATTTCAGCTTTAAACCATATGAAATCAAGTAAGGAACATTTTACTACTGAAGAAAGTGAAACAATTAAAAAATCACTTCATGGTATTGAGAAAAAACCTATGCCACATTTATTATGTTGTACTAATATGATTCTTCATGACATTGATTTTCCAGATATAATACATGATAACTCATTAGCAACAGATATCAGGGATTATCCTGAAGCCAAGAAATACGATATTATAGCTATGAATCCTCCATTTGGTGGTAATGAAGAAGAGGGCATAAAAATGAATTTTCCTGCTGAGTTTAGAACATCTGAAACTGCTGATTTATTTATGACCCTTATCATTAATAGAGTAAAGAAAAATGGTCGTGTAGGTATTGTATTACCAGATGGCTTTTTATTTGGAGATGACAATGCAAAAATTGCTATTAAGAAAAAATTATTGGATGAATTTAATCTTCATACTATTGTAAGACCTAATGGCGTTTTTGCACCGTATACAGATATTAATACTAATCTATTATTCTTTGATTACAATGGAACAGGAACAGAGGAAGTCTGGTACTATGAACATCAATTACCTGAAGGATATAAGAAATATACAAAAACAAAGCCAATTAAGCTGGAAGAATTTAAAGTAGAACAGGATTGGTGGGATAATAGAAAAGAGAATGAATATGCCTGGAAAGTAACAAAAGAAGAGATAGTTGAAAAAGGTTATAACCTGGATATTAATAATCCCTATGTTGAAGAAGATGAATTAAAAGACCCTGAAGTTATCCTTGCGAGATATAATAAATCTGTTAAAGAAGTAGAAGAAGTTCAGGGAAAAATAATTGCAGAATTAAGGAAGTTGATATAG
- a CDS encoding AAA family ATPase yields the protein MLSKIVLKNFKSFKNETEIDFSRTKYKFLEDINVAESGVLKGIMFVGANASGKSNIIIAIKLLLDLLFREKDINSRIFKCLFSDKEEFTLDYYFNINKKEIRYLVINNPVKNVLSEKLYIDNNLLLDRMGLTARSSIIDQKENLYDENDLDNETLFLRTLYFNTKFAGNETLKCWFEYLQNSIYINAFDRKVISYGKDDLVLNDYLNTQGTDDINNFFNKHNFNQVIEYSKEFSDGKIKLRTGDDSKTVFFRREDIDTVIPYEEESLGNQTLLNILPSFINIINKKGILLVDEFSSGFHNELEELLIKYFMRNSESSQIFFVSHSTNILTTSILRPDQIYSVNFSGPEGSWLKRFSDEQPRLAQNIEKMYLSGVFEGLPNYDETE from the coding sequence ATGCTATCAAAAATAGTATTAAAAAACTTTAAGTCATTCAAAAATGAAACAGAGATTGATTTTTCCAGGACAAAATATAAATTTTTAGAAGATATTAATGTCGCAGAAAGTGGAGTGCTAAAAGGTATAATGTTTGTAGGGGCTAATGCATCTGGAAAGTCAAATATTATTATTGCTATAAAGCTATTATTAGATTTATTATTTAGAGAGAAAGACATTAATTCAAGAATATTTAAATGTTTATTTTCTGACAAAGAAGAGTTCACATTAGATTATTATTTTAATATTAATAAAAAAGAAATAAGGTATTTAGTAATCAATAATCCGGTTAAGAATGTACTATCGGAGAAATTGTATATTGATAACAACTTATTACTTGATAGAATGGGGCTAACAGCAAGATCCTCAATTATAGACCAAAAAGAAAATCTATATGATGAGAATGATTTAGATAATGAAACATTGTTTTTAAGAACTTTATATTTTAATACTAAATTTGCTGGTAATGAAACATTAAAATGTTGGTTTGAATACCTTCAGAATTCAATATATATAAATGCATTTGATAGAAAAGTAATTTCCTATGGAAAAGATGATTTAGTGTTAAATGATTATTTAAATACTCAAGGTACAGATGATATTAATAACTTTTTTAATAAACATAATTTTAATCAGGTGATAGAATACTCAAAAGAATTTTCGGATGGTAAGATAAAACTACGAACTGGAGATGATTCAAAAACGGTTTTTTTTAGAAGAGAAGATATAGATACTGTTATTCCTTATGAAGAGGAATCATTAGGAAACCAGACTTTATTAAATATATTGCCTTCTTTCATAAACATTATTAATAAAAAAGGGATTTTATTAGTGGATGAATTTTCTAGTGGTTTTCATAATGAGTTGGAAGAACTATTAATTAAATATTTTATGAGAAATTCTGAATCATCTCAGATATTTTTTGTCTCACATTCTACTAATATATTAACTACATCAATATTAAGACCAGATCAAATTTATTCAGTTAATTTTAGTGGGCCAGAAGGTAGTTGGCTTAAAAGATTTTCTGATGAGCAACCAAGACTGGCACAAAATATTGAAAAAATGTATTTAAGTGGTGTGTTTGAGGGGCTTCCAAACTATGATGAAACTGAATAA
- a CDS encoding TOTE conflict system archaeo-eukaryotic primase domain-containing protein, translated as MDYNELYQRYKMLLKENKKLKEEISLYHQEYDLIFDSENNKINIDSNKNHQENVEEQNSNELNIVNSPDKKIDVFKSLFQGREDVYAHRWKSKNGNTGYSPVCINEWVQGLCEKPKVKCLNCKHRKFDKLTETVIRNHLLGKEIIGVYPLLKDETCKFLAIDFDKGTWQDDVSILRQISSEKDIPLYIERSRSGNGAHVWFFFAEKISASLARKFGTAIITYAMEKRHEIKFESYDRLFPNQDTRPKGGLGNLISLPLQKLARKDGNSLFVDENFVAYEDQWKFLSDIQKIKKSEVEKYILELTTGNELGNFGTDKDEKPWEKKSIQTVMFFSDYPSSVSIVKADMLYIEKEGLSQKLMNEIKRLGAFPNPEFYKAQAMRLPTYNKPRIISLSEETDQYLCLPRGCEKELNILFKKGNTEIDLIDKRNEGMKIDVSFNGQLRPTQVEAVGELLKYETGILSATTAFGKTVVGANIISEKKVNTLIVVHTRQLVQQWRNTVKKFLMINKNLAQKNNNIEKKDFDIIGQIGGGKSKQKQIVDIALIQSLVRKGEVKDLVKDYGMVIIDECQHAASFSYEKLLKTVSARYVYGLTTTPIRKDGHHPIFFMCLGDIRYRQSPKKKAAERPFDHFVIPRISPVKMPVTEKRIKYNSIQEVFSYIANNQIRNKLISEDILKNIDEGRNIIALTERTAHVQKLYDLLKNKIKNIFVLTGSLTAKERKETEEKLKNIPVSENILIIATGKYIGEGFDYPRLDTLFLTFPISWKGRLQQYAGRLHRLYEEKKEVYIYDYVDIHIKVLERMYQKRLKGYATIGYKVKSDLKEKDNISVIFDNTNFLTTFSTDIAAANKQIFIVSPYINKRKTSDMLKLLAGASNNNVKVIIITRPVDDFKNEQRKSILKIYDMIKSEGVELKFKEQLYQKFAAIDNQLVWYGDISLLSYGKSQESIMRLNSLEVANELLGSIK; from the coding sequence ATGGATTATAATGAATTATATCAAAGATATAAGATGTTATTGAAAGAGAATAAAAAACTAAAAGAAGAAATTTCTTTATACCATCAAGAATATGATCTAATTTTTGACAGCGAGAATAATAAGATTAATATTGATTCCAATAAAAATCATCAAGAGAATGTGGAAGAACAAAATTCTAATGAGCTAAATATAGTTAATTCTCCTGATAAAAAGATAGATGTATTTAAATCACTTTTTCAGGGAAGAGAAGATGTTTATGCTCATAGATGGAAGAGTAAAAACGGGAATACAGGTTATTCACCTGTATGCATAAACGAATGGGTCCAGGGATTATGTGAAAAGCCAAAAGTTAAATGTTTAAATTGTAAACATAGAAAATTTGATAAGTTAACAGAAACAGTAATAAGAAATCATTTACTAGGAAAAGAAATTATAGGTGTTTACCCATTATTAAAGGATGAAACCTGTAAATTTCTTGCTATTGATTTTGATAAAGGGACCTGGCAAGATGATGTTTCGATATTAAGACAGATTTCTAGTGAAAAAGATATCCCTTTATATATTGAACGTTCACGGTCGGGAAATGGAGCACATGTCTGGTTTTTCTTTGCAGAAAAAATATCAGCATCTCTTGCAAGAAAATTTGGTACAGCAATAATAACTTATGCTATGGAAAAAAGGCATGAAATTAAATTTGAATCATACGATAGATTATTTCCAAACCAGGATACCAGGCCAAAAGGTGGCCTGGGAAACCTAATTTCTCTCCCCTTACAAAAGTTGGCCAGAAAAGATGGAAACAGTCTATTTGTAGATGAAAACTTTGTAGCATATGAAGATCAATGGAAATTTCTATCTGATATACAAAAGATAAAGAAATCTGAAGTTGAAAAATATATTCTTGAACTGACAACTGGTAATGAACTTGGTAATTTTGGGACAGATAAAGATGAGAAACCTTGGGAGAAAAAGTCTATTCAGACTGTGATGTTTTTTTCAGATTATCCCAGTAGTGTTTCTATAGTTAAAGCTGATATGTTATATATTGAAAAAGAAGGTTTATCTCAAAAACTAATGAATGAAATAAAGAGACTGGGTGCTTTTCCGAATCCTGAATTTTATAAAGCACAGGCTATGCGTTTACCAACTTATAATAAGCCCAGAATTATTTCATTGTCGGAAGAGACAGACCAATATTTATGTTTGCCCCGTGGTTGTGAGAAGGAGCTTAATATCTTATTCAAAAAGGGTAATACTGAAATTGATCTTATTGACAAAAGAAATGAAGGAATGAAGATAGATGTAAGCTTTAATGGTCAATTAAGACCTACTCAAGTTGAAGCGGTTGGTGAATTGCTTAAATATGAAACAGGTATCCTCTCTGCAACAACAGCATTTGGTAAAACAGTGGTTGGGGCAAATATTATTTCTGAGAAAAAAGTTAATACTTTAATTGTTGTTCATACAAGACAGCTTGTTCAGCAATGGAGAAATACTGTAAAAAAATTTCTAATGATTAATAAGAATTTAGCTCAAAAAAATAATAATATAGAAAAAAAAGATTTTGATATAATTGGTCAAATTGGAGGAGGAAAAAGCAAACAGAAACAGATTGTTGATATAGCTTTAATCCAGTCTTTAGTTAGAAAAGGAGAAGTTAAGGATTTAGTCAAAGACTATGGGATGGTTATTATAGATGAATGTCAGCATGCAGCTTCTTTTAGTTATGAAAAATTATTAAAGACTGTTAGTGCCAGATATGTATATGGTTTAACTACTACACCAATTAGAAAAGATGGACACCATCCAATTTTTTTTATGTGTCTTGGTGATATTCGTTACAGGCAGAGTCCAAAGAAAAAGGCGGCAGAAAGACCATTTGACCACTTTGTAATCCCAAGGATATCTCCTGTAAAAATGCCCGTAACAGAGAAAAGAATAAAATATAATTCAATACAGGAAGTATTCTCTTATATTGCAAATAATCAAATAAGAAATAAATTAATTAGCGAGGATATTTTGAAAAATATAGATGAAGGCAGGAATATTATTGCATTAACTGAAAGAACTGCACATGTCCAGAAACTTTATGATTTACTGAAGAATAAAATAAAAAATATTTTTGTACTTACAGGTAGCTTAACTGCTAAAGAACGTAAGGAGACCGAAGAAAAATTAAAAAATATTCCCGTCTCTGAGAATATACTTATCATTGCTACCGGGAAATATATTGGTGAGGGTTTTGATTATCCAAGATTGGATACTCTTTTTTTAACTTTTCCAATATCATGGAAGGGTAGACTACAACAGTATGCCGGTAGATTGCATCGATTATATGAAGAGAAAAAAGAAGTATATATTTATGATTATGTTGATATTCATATAAAGGTTCTTGAAAGAATGTATCAAAAAAGATTAAAGGGATATGCAACAATTGGGTATAAAGTTAAAAGTGATTTGAAAGAAAAGGATAATATTAGTGTTATATTCGATAATACTAATTTTTTAACTACCTTTTCTACTGATATTGCTGCAGCTAATAAACAAATATTTATCGTTAGTCCTTATATCAATAAAAGAAAAACTTCAGATATGTTAAAATTATTAGCTGGTGCCTCAAACAATAATGTTAAGGTAATTATAATAACCCGTCCTGTTGATGATTTTAAGAATGAACAAAGAAAAAGTATTCTTAAGATATATGATATGATTAAATCCGAAGGTGTTGAACTAAAATTTAAAGAACAGTTATACCAGAAATTTGCAGCAATTGATAATCAATTAGTATGGTATGGAGACATTAGTTTATTAAGTTATGGGAAATCACAGGAAAGTATTATGAGGTTAAATAGTTTAGAAGTAGCCAATGAATTGTTGGGTAGTATCAAATAG
- a CDS encoding helix-turn-helix domain-containing protein, with product MNIAKIIGYNLRKVQEENNYSQKELGEIIDVTRQTISKYLNGERILDCGKLYKLAKHFNKSIDYFLSQDNNEDDMAFMFRADDLENNFNKILKEQISQRFNYYHEVIEMSDLQIKDYIPEEYNIEIKGDKLSKKEKETIAKIAEKQRRYMGVDDALNVNIFNLFEENNINIMAQEIYDQNLDALSAYSKDKGAFIFINDRKDIPEERKIFSVVHELGHLILHREEYSKDVSQLKYTNSGIKDIREKVADYFAMSFLIPAKVLESYSYYFDGYVDLDLIIEKKKDFGVSAKSLIMALKENGLIDGPTLGALFKFLRKRGFETAEPNPREYIKKNEKLLALVRKLVIEKKITINKAAVVLNIPVSEMRRKAKRWKNSGYNKT from the coding sequence ATGAATATTGCCAAAATTATTGGATACAATTTGCGTAAGGTTCAAGAAGAAAATAACTATAGTCAGAAAGAATTAGGAGAAATTATCGATGTTACTCGTCAGACTATTTCTAAATATCTTAACGGAGAACGGATCTTAGATTGTGGTAAACTTTATAAACTTGCAAAACATTTCAATAAGTCGATAGACTATTTTTTATCTCAAGATAATAATGAAGATGATATGGCTTTTATGTTTAGAGCTGATGATCTTGAAAATAACTTTAATAAGATATTAAAAGAACAAATTAGTCAAAGATTTAATTATTACCATGAAGTAATTGAGATGAGTGATTTACAAATTAAGGATTATATTCCTGAAGAATATAATATAGAGATTAAAGGAGATAAATTATCTAAAAAAGAAAAAGAGACTATTGCTAAAATTGCTGAAAAACAGAGAAGGTATATGGGTGTAGATGATGCACTTAATGTAAATATTTTTAATCTTTTTGAGGAAAATAACATTAACATTATGGCCCAGGAAATATATGACCAAAATTTAGATGCATTATCTGCTTATTCAAAGGATAAAGGTGCCTTTATATTTATTAATGATAGAAAAGATATTCCAGAGGAGAGAAAAATCTTTTCAGTTGTGCACGAATTGGGGCATTTAATACTTCATCGAGAGGAATATAGCAAAGATGTATCTCAATTGAAATATACTAACTCTGGAATTAAAGATATTAGGGAAAAAGTTGCAGATTATTTTGCCATGTCTTTTTTAATACCGGCCAAAGTGCTGGAAAGTTATAGTTATTATTTTGATGGCTACGTTGATTTGGATTTAATTATTGAAAAGAAAAAAGATTTTGGTGTTAGTGCTAAAAGTTTAATAATGGCCTTAAAAGAAAATGGTTTAATTGATGGTCCAACTTTGGGAGCATTATTTAAGTTTTTAAGAAAAAGGGGATTTGAGACCGCTGAACCTAACCCTAGAGAATATATTAAAAAGAATGAGAAATTACTTGCTTTGGTCAGAAAGTTAGTAATAGAGAAAAAAATAACTATTAATAAGGCTGCTGTTGTCCTAAATATACCTGTTTCAGAAATGAGAAGAAAAGCTAAAAGGTGGAAGAATTCTGGATATAACAAGACTTAA
- a CDS encoding Fic family protein has protein sequence MFEVIDKKKNKIEKKRPLPKNTLKSLREKLFLEWTYNSNAIEGNTLTLSETKVVLEDGITVGGKTLKEHLEVINHKEAILYMEDIINNNEKLSERQIKNIHNLILKGIDDDNAGRYRKEKVVISGAEHIPPDPIRVQEQMEKLIEWYYGKGKELHPVERAAVLHTDFVKIHPFIDGNGRTARVLLNFELMRNGYPIIIVRNEDRVKYYETLDKAHTTGDYSGFIKLIVEALNRSLDLYLKLIY, from the coding sequence ATGTTCGAAGTGATTGATAAAAAGAAAAATAAAATTGAAAAGAAAAGACCACTACCGAAAAATACACTGAAAAGCTTAAGAGAGAAATTATTTTTAGAATGGACATATAATTCAAATGCGATTGAAGGCAATACATTAACCTTATCAGAAACGAAGGTTGTATTAGAAGATGGTATTACTGTTGGTGGGAAAACATTAAAAGAACATCTAGAAGTTATAAATCATAAAGAAGCAATTTTGTATATGGAAGACATAATTAATAATAATGAAAAATTATCAGAAAGGCAAATAAAAAATATACATAATTTAATTTTGAAAGGAATAGATGATGATAACGCTGGAAGGTATAGAAAAGAAAAAGTTGTTATTAGTGGGGCTGAACATATACCACCAGACCCTATTAGAGTTCAAGAACAAATGGAAAAATTAATTGAGTGGTATTACGGAAAGGGCAAAGAATTACATCCAGTTGAGAGAGCCGCAGTATTACATACAGATTTTGTAAAAATACATCCATTTATTGATGGTAATGGAAGAACAGCAAGAGTTTTATTGAACTTTGAATTGATGAGAAACGGATATCCAATAATAATTGTTAGAAATGAAGACAGGGTAAAATATTATGAGACTTTAGATAAAGCTCATACTACAGGAGATTATAGTGGGTTCATTAAATTAATAGTTGAAGCATTAAATAGAAGTTTAGATTTATATTTGAAATTGATATATTAG
- a CDS encoding DUF1540 domain-containing protein: MPSIKCNVDNCSYWDTGDICGADAIEVQKNFFGNTDMEAGAMGADPSMSNQTKCATFKPAKDKK, from the coding sequence TTGCCTAGTATTAAATGTAATGTAGATAATTGTTCTTACTGGGATACAGGAGATATCTGTGGTGCTGATGCCATTGAAGTCCAGAAGAACTTCTTTGGTAACACTGACATGGAGGCAGGTGCTATGGGGGCCGACCCCTCGATGTCAAATCAGACAAAATGTGCTACCTTTAAGCCGGCAAAAGATAAGAAGTAA